GCCAGCGCTGGGTCTGCCGGTCGGCGAAGACCTCGTCCACCGCCTTCGCGTCCGCGGCCCGCAGCGGGCGCACCTCCGTACGCGGGGTGGAGACCGTCAGCTCCGGGAAGCGGCGGACCGCCACCTGCCCGATCACACCGGCGCCCCGACGCCCTCGGCCACCCCGGCGGCGGCCACCAGCCGGGTCGCGATCGCCGGATCCGCCGCCCAGTGCAGGCCGAGCTGCGACGCGTGCACGCCCCGCCAGACGAAACCCTCGGGGCTGCCGCCCTCCCAGCTCCACGCCGGGTGCTCGCCCGCCCGGGGACTGAGCACCGCGGCGTGCTGCTTGTAGCCGACCACGCTCGCCCCGGCATCGGCGACCACGCTGGCCGTCCGGGCCGTCGCCTCCCGGTAGCCGACGACCATGCCGTCCCGGCTCGTCCCGACCGCGTCCAGCACCCCGCACATCGGCGCGCCGTCCAGCTCACGGGCCAGCCAGAGCAGCCCGGCCCCCTCGGCGAGCAGCGGACGGCCGGTGCGGGCCAGCTCGGCCACCGCGATGCAGAGCCGGCGGTTGGCGGAGAGTTCCCGGGCGTACGACTCGGGCAGGCCGGCGCCGACGACCAGCGCGCGGGTGCCGGCGGGCAGGGCCTCGTCGCGCAGCGGGTCGACGGCGACCACCTCGGCCCCGGCGGCGTGCAGCAGCTCGGCCGTCTCGGCGTAGCTGTAGCTGCCGCCCGGCCCACCGGCCAGCGCCACCAGCGGTGGCCGCGCACCCCCCGGCTCCGCCGGCGCGACGGCCGGCGACCAGGGCTGCACCGGCAGGGCCGGGGCGGAACGGGCCAGCGCGAGCAGCCGGTCCAGCTCGACCGTGCCGGCCACCGCCTCACCGAGCCGGCGCACCGCCCGGGTCGCCTCCGCGTCGCCGCGCAGGACCGGCAGCACCCCGTGCCGCCGCGCGGGCAGCACCGGGGGCAGCTCGTGGCGGCGCAGGACCCCGTAGACGGGGACGTCGATGTCGTCGAGCGCCTCGCGCAGCATCGTCTCGTGCCGGGGGGAGGCGACCTGGGTGAGGATCACGCCGCCGAGCCAGAGCTGCTCGTCGTACGACCGGAAGCCGTGCACCAGGGCGGCCACCGACTGCCCCATCGCGGTCACGTCCACCACCAGCACCACCGGGCTGCGCAGCGCGGTGGCGACGGCGGCCGTCGACTCCGCCTCGGGACGGCCGGAGACCGAGTCGTAGAGACCCATGGTGCCCTGGACCACCGCCAGCCCGGCGCCCGCGGCGCCGTGCGCGAAGAGCGGACCGATCCGGTCGGCCCCGACCAGCCGGGCGTCCAGGTTCCGCCCCGGCCGGCCGGCCGCCAGGCCGAGGTACGCGGCGTCCACGAGGTCCGGCCCGACCTTGAAGCCGGCGACCTGGACGCCACGGTCGGCGAGAGCGGCGAGCAGGCCGATGGCCAGGGCGTTCGTGCCGTGTCCGGAGGACGGCGCGCTGAGCACGAGGCGCGGCACCGCGGTCATCATCGACTCCTCGCAGGAGGCAGGGGGTGGCGCACGGACGGCCGGGAGGAACTCGGACGGCGATCCGCTCGCGTGACCATACCCGTCCGGACCGACGCGTGGCGGCATCCGGGCGGCCCGGGTACGGGCCGTCGCGGTCAGTGGCCCCGGTCATACGGGTAGCCTCGTGCCTGTGTACCGGTTCCTGCTGACCCCCCGCTGGCTGGGCATCCTCGCGCTGACCCTGGTCGCCGCCGCGGTGATGGTCCTGCTCGGCAACTGGCAGCTGGCCCGTTACGAGGAGCGCACCGCGGTCAACGAGCGCATCGACGCGGGCAGTGGGGGAACCCCGGCGCCGCTGCGTGACCGGGTGCCGGCGCCCACCGGCGGCGCGGGCACGGCCGGGCCCGCCCCGGCCGAGGAGGCCGAGTGGAGCCGGGTCACCGCCACCGGCCGGTACGACCCGTCGAACGTGATCCTGGTCCGGGGCCGGACGGTCGACCGCACGGTCGGCTTCGAGGTGCTCGCCCCGCTGGTGCTCGCCGACGGCAGCGCCCTGCTGGTGGACCGGGGCTGGATCCCGCCCGCCCCGGGCGGCGGCGCGCTGACCGTGCCAGAGGTGCCCGCCCTGCCCACCGGTGAGGTGACGGTCGTCGGCCGGGTGCACCCCACGGAGACCGGCGGCAGCGGCGTGGGCCGCCGCGACGGCCGGCTGGAGACCCGCCGGGTCACCCTCGACAAGCTGGCCCGCGAGCTGCCGTACCCGGTACACGGGGCGTACCTGCTGCTCGACGAGCAGACGCCGGCGAACGACCCGGCCTTCCGGGCGGTGCCGATCGGGCACGCCAACAACTGGCAGAACCTCGGCTACGTCGTCCAGTGGTGGATCTTCGCGGCGATGACGCTGGTCGGCTACGGCTGGGTGGCGCGCCGGGAGGCCCGTCGGGCGGCCGGGTTGGACAAGCCCAGGCCGCCGGTCGACCGGGCCGCCGAACCGGTCACCCCCGCCTGACGTAACACCCCGCCCGGGTGGCGGGCCGGCGTCGCGCCGGCCCGGTCGCGGCGGATGGTCCGGCTCGCCCTCAGCCGCCAACCCGACCGGCGTGGATCGCCCGGACCATGTCGATGGTGTCCGCCTCGGCGGCGGTCTTGTCCTCCCGGTAGCGCACCACCCGGGCGAAGCGCAGCGCCATCCCGCCCGGGTACCGGGAGCTGGTCTGCACCCCGTCGAAGGCGATCTCGACGACCTGCTCGGGACGGACCCGCACCACCCAGTCGCCGCGCTCCACGGCGAGGCCGAGGAATCGTTCGGTCTGCCACCGCAGCAGCTCGTCGGTGAGCCCCTTGAACGTCTTGCCGAGCATGACGAAGTCCCCCGTACGGGGATCACGCGCGCCGAGGTGGAGGTTGGACAGCCAGCCCTGCCGGCGGCCGCTGCCCCACTCGACCGCCAGCACCACCAGGTCGAGGGTGTGCCGGGGCTTGACCTTGACCCAGGCCGCGCCGCGCCGGCCGGCGTCGTAGGGCGCCTCCGGCGCCTTCACCACGACCCCCTCCTGACCGGCGTCGAGCGCCGCGGCGAAGGCCGCGCCCGCCTGCTCGGCGTCGTCGACCTCGACCCGCCCGACCAGCAGGGACTCGTCGACCGCGCCGGCCAGGGCGGCCCACCGCTCCCGGCCGGGCCGGTCGATCAGGTCCTCGCCGTCGAGGTGCAGCAGGTCGAAGAAGTACGGCGTCAGCACCGTCTCGCCGGTGGTCTCGGCGGCGGCGAGCACCGCCGGGGCGACCGGGCTGGCGCCGCTGGTGCTGGGCGTGGCCCGGCGGGCGGCCCGGCTGGAGGTCTGCTGGAACGGCAGCGGCCGGCCGGTCGCGTCCAGCCCGATCGCCTCACCGTCGAGCACGAGTTCACGGGCCGGCAGCGCGCGGACGGCGGCGACCACCTCCGGCACCCGGGTGGTGATCTCGTCCAGGCTGCGGGTGTACACCGCGATGTCGTCGCCCGAGCGGTGCACCTGGATGCGGATGCCGTCCAGCTTGACGTCCACCACCGCCGGGACGCCGGTGGCGTCGAGCGCCGCGTCGACCGTGGGGGCGCTCTGCGCCAGCATCGGGGCGAGCGGACGGCCCACCCGCA
This genomic interval from Micromonospora coxensis contains the following:
- a CDS encoding ATP-dependent DNA ligase, with translation MRSVRFLDLAATSAAVGATSGRRAKVELLAAALRSLDPAEVPAGSGYLAGELRQRQTGVGWASLRDLPPPAAEPTLTVGEVDAAIDRIAAVRGPGSQARRRELLGALFTAATADEQRLLVGLFSGELRQGAQAGLLAEAIARAAEVPVAAVRRALLLAGDLRAVATAALGGGAAALAGFGLRVGRPLAPMLAQSAPTVDAALDATGVPAVVDVKLDGIRIQVHRSGDDIAVYTRSLDEITTRVPEVVAAVRALPARELVLDGEAIGLDATGRPLPFQQTSSRAARRATPSTSGASPVAPAVLAAAETTGETVLTPYFFDLLHLDGEDLIDRPGRERWAALAGAVDESLLVGRVEVDDAEQAGAAFAAALDAGQEGVVVKAPEAPYDAGRRGAAWVKVKPRHTLDLVVLAVEWGSGRRQGWLSNLHLGARDPRTGDFVMLGKTFKGLTDELLRWQTERFLGLAVERGDWVVRVRPEQVVEIAFDGVQTSSRYPGGMALRFARVVRYREDKTAAEADTIDMVRAIHAGRVGG
- a CDS encoding cobyrinate a,c-diamide synthase, with the translated sequence MTAVPRLVLSAPSSGHGTNALAIGLLAALADRGVQVAGFKVGPDLVDAAYLGLAAGRPGRNLDARLVGADRIGPLFAHGAAGAGLAVVQGTMGLYDSVSGRPEAESTAAVATALRSPVVLVVDVTAMGQSVAALVHGFRSYDEQLWLGGVILTQVASPRHETMLREALDDIDVPVYGVLRRHELPPVLPARRHGVLPVLRGDAEATRAVRRLGEAVAGTVELDRLLALARSAPALPVQPWSPAVAPAEPGGARPPLVALAGGPGGSYSYAETAELLHAAGAEVVAVDPLRDEALPAGTRALVVGAGLPESYARELSANRRLCIAVAELARTGRPLLAEGAGLLWLARELDGAPMCGVLDAVGTSRDGMVVGYREATARTASVVADAGASVVGYKQHAAVLSPRAGEHPAWSWEGGSPEGFVWRGVHASQLGLHWAADPAIATRLVAAAGVAEGVGAPV
- a CDS encoding SURF1 family cytochrome oxidase biogenesis protein, yielding MPVYRFLLTPRWLGILALTLVAAAVMVLLGNWQLARYEERTAVNERIDAGSGGTPAPLRDRVPAPTGGAGTAGPAPAEEAEWSRVTATGRYDPSNVILVRGRTVDRTVGFEVLAPLVLADGSALLVDRGWIPPAPGGGALTVPEVPALPTGEVTVVGRVHPTETGGSGVGRRDGRLETRRVTLDKLARELPYPVHGAYLLLDEQTPANDPAFRAVPIGHANNWQNLGYVVQWWIFAAMTLVGYGWVARREARRAAGLDKPRPPVDRAAEPVTPA